The genomic segment CCATCTTAAAATTATTTGAGCAGGAGTTTTATTATATTTTTTAGCTATACTTACAATAGTGCTATCATTAAATAATGTATCTTTTCCTCCACGCCCATATCTATTTCTACCACCAAGAGGATACCAAGATTCTAAGACAGTTCCATATTTATCAAAATATACTTTTTCAGTTTTTTGTTGATTATATGGGTGAGTTTCATTTTGTACAACTGCTGGTGGGATAGTAGCTATCTTCATCATTTCTGCAAACTCTTTTTCATAATAATTAGACAGACCAATAGATTTTACTTTTCCTTCCTTTACTGCTTTTTCCATAGCTTTATATGCTTCTTTATCATGGTCTGCTGGATGATGTAGTAATAATAAATCTATGTATTCTAAATCCAATCTTTTTAACATATTATTTATTTCTTCTTCTGCATTAGAAAAATCTTCTGTCCATAATTTTGTAGTAACAAATATTTCTTCTCTTGGCACTCCTGATCTTTTTATTGCCTTTCCAACAGCTTCTTCATTTCCATAAATATGAGCTGTGTCTATTAATCTGTATCCATCCTTAAGTGCATTGTAAACAGAATTTTCAGCTTGTTCTGGTGTCAACCTGAACCTCCCACGACTAGG from the Fusobacterium simiae genome contains:
- a CDS encoding aldo/keto reductase — its product is MPSRGRFRLTPEQAENSVYNALKDGYRLIDTAHIYGNEEAVGKAIKRSGVPREEIFVTTKLWTEDFSNAEEEINNMLKRLDLEYIDLLLLHHPADHDKEAYKAMEKAVKEGKVKSIGLSNYYEKEFAEMMKIATIPPAVVQNETHPYNQQKTEKVYFDKYGTVLESWYPLGGRNRYGRGGKDTLFNDSTIVSIAKKYNKTPAQIILRWHLQDGNIAIPGSSNPAHIKENIEIFDFNLSNEDMKKIEALDKKQRFSTF